TGCCGCCATCGCCTACCGCTACCGCCGCCGGGGCAACGGCCACGGCGTGCTGGAGCCGGTGCGCCACATCGGCCACATGGCCCTGGCCGACCTGAAAGAGATCGACATCCAGAAGGAGAAGATCCAGCGCAACACATTGCAGTTCGTGGAGGGCAAACCGGCCAACAACGTGCTGCTGACGGGCGCGCGCGGCACCGGCAAGTCTTCGCTGATCAAAGCCTGCCTGAACACCTACGCGCCCCAGGGCCTGCGCCTGATCGAGGTGGACAAGGCGGATCTGGTCGATCTGCCCGACATCGTGGACGTGGTGGCCGACCGGCCCGAGAAGTTCATCGTCTACTGCGACGACCTGAGCTTTGACGACGGCGAGCCCGGCTACAAGGCGCTGAAGTCCATCCTGGACGGCTCGGTGGCCGCGTCCACGCCCAATGTGCTGGTCTACGCCACCAGCAACCGCCGCCACCTGCTGCCCGAGTACATGAAGGAAAACCTCACCTACACCCACACCGAGGATGGCGAAGTGCATCCCGGCGAGGTGGTGGAAGAGAAGATTTCCCTGTCCGAGCGTTTTGGCCTGTGGGTCAGCTTCTACCCCTTTACCCAGGACGAGTACCTGGCCATCGTGGCCCAGTGGCTGCAGTCGTTTGGCGTGGATGCCGCAGCGATTGCCGCGGCCCGGGGCGCATCGCTGGTCTGGGCGCTGGAGCGCGGTTCGCGCAGTGGCCGCGTGGCCTACCAGTTTGCGCGCGACTATGCAGGCCAGCACGCCGTGTCCGCATGAGCGCCCAACCCCTGGTCGCCGATGCCCATCGCCCCCGTGAAGGCGGACCCGACCGCGCCATTGTCGACGTGGCCGTGGGTGTGCTGGTGCAAGCCAACGGCGACTTTCTGGTGACTTCGCGGCCCAAAGGCAAGGTCTACGCGGGCTACTGGGAATTTCCCGGCGGCAAGCTGGAGGCGGGAGAAACCGTGGAGCAGGCCCTGCGCCGCGAGCTGGTGGAAGAACTGGGCATCACCATCGGCCCCGCCCAGCACTGGAAGGTGGAGCTGGTGGACTACCCACACTCCCTGGTGCGGTTGCATTTCTGCAAGGTGTTTGCCTGGACGGGCACGTTGGAGATGCGCGAGGGCCAAACCCATGCCTGGCAGTCCTTGCCGCTGCAAGTCGGCCCGGTCTTGCCCGGCACCGTGCCGGTGCTGGGTTGGCTGGCTGCCGAGCGTGATTTTGCGGGTGCTACATATTAAGGAGCTGCTCACGCTTATGGAATCAGCGCTGGAGCCTTATTTCTTATAAATTCATTGCAGCCGTGCATCGCCAAACACCTGGTCGTCGGGTGGCGCATCGGCGGTCAAGCTGAAACTGGCGCTGGCCCAGGCACCGAAGTCGATGTTTTTGCAGCGTTCACTGCAAAACGGGCGGAAGGCGTTGCTCGGGGCAAACAGGCTTTTGCCTTTGCAGGTGGGGCAGGCGACCCATTTTTGCGGTGTGTCTGTCATGGTTAAAGTGAAAGAACTTTTATGGCTTGGGGTGCTCTGCACCCAAGTCCATCCAAGTTAGGCGCACAAAGTCAGTTCAAAAGAAGCATCCTCGCTGCAGGCATGCAGGCGGTCGTCGGCTTCGTGGCGCATCATGCGCACCGACACCATCAGGCGGTTGCCGCTGATTTCGGGAATCAGGTTCAGCGCCGGGTCGATACGCAGTCGCAGCAGTTGGTAGGTGCGGCCTTGCGGCAGGTTTTGCTGGAACTGGCCGCCGAGGGCGATGACTTTTTGCGGCGCGCCCGAGTCGCGCAGCATCTTCAGCAGGTGGTGGATGGACTCGGCCAGCGGCGCCAGGGTGGAGGCCCACTGCTCGATGGCGTGGCGGCGCACGTCGGCGGGTTTGTGCTGCCAGGCGGCGTAGGCGGGCAGGTCAAAACCGCAGGTGCCCCCGGGAATGCCCACGCGGCTGCGCAGGGCCATGAGCCAGTCGTTTTCGGTCAGTGCATGGCCGGCCTTACCGGGTTGCTCGTGTAGGGCGGTGTAGCAGCGGTCAAGCTGGGCGATCACAGCGTCCAGCACCTCTTCGGCAATCGAGGGGTTGCCCCGGTAGCCGTTGAGGATGACCTTTTGCTTTTCCAGATCGCGCATCACGTCAGACTTGAGGTCGGCGCGGGCCGCCACGTCCATCACTTCAAAGATGGTGGTCAGCGCGTAATGGTGGTCCAGCGGGTGGCTGCGGGGCACCAGTTCCCCCAGGCGCCGAAACAGGTGCTCCAGCCGCAAATAGGTGCGTATGCGTTCGTTAAAGGGGTATTCGTAGAGGATCACGCGGTTTTTCCAGTGGCGGCATCATAGCCCGAACCGCGGGGCGACTTTTTCGACCTCCAGGCGCAGCTGTTCCAGCGTCAGGCCGTCGTTGAGGATGACCACGTCGGCCACCGCCAGGCGCTGGGCCCGGCTGGCCTGGGTCTGGATGATGGCACGCACGGCCGCCTCTGCCATACCGCTGCGCGCCATGACGCGGGCCACCTGGGTGTCTACCGTGCAGTCCACCACCAGCACCTGGTCGAGCCGGTCTTTCCAGTGGCCGGATTCGACCAGCAAGGGGATGTCGAATACCACGCAGCGGGCACCGCGAGCGCGTGCCTGCTGGAACTGCGCCGCAATCTCCTGGCCGACCAGGGGGTGGACGATGGCTTCCAGCTGCTTTTTGGCGCCAGGGTCGGCAAAGACGAGGGCACGCATGCGCTCCCGGTCCATGGCACCGTCGGCGGTGATAGCGTCTGCTCCAAAGGCCGCACGGACCGCCGGGATGGCCGAGCCCGCCGCTGCCGTGGTCTGGCGCGAAATTGCGTCTGCATCAATAATAATAGCGCCTCGTGCTTGCAGCATCAGCGCTACCGTGCTTTTTCCACTGCCAATGCCGCCGGTGAGTCCGAGCCGAAGGCAGTCTGGCATGGCCTTACAAACCGACAAAACGCAGGATGGCATTGGGCCCGAAGACCATGGCCGTCAGGCCCGCCCCCGCCAGAAAAGGGCCAAACGGGATGTAGCCACCTTCGCGCAGGCCGCTGCTGAACTTCATGGCGATGCCCACCATGGCACCGATCACCGAAGCC
This sequence is a window from Rhodoferax sp. WC2427. Protein-coding genes within it:
- a CDS encoding ATP-binding protein; translation: MNAAFERLMDRAEQLMQRIEAALPQPVTAPDWNAAIAYRYRRRGNGHGVLEPVRHIGHMALADLKEIDIQKEKIQRNTLQFVEGKPANNVLLTGARGTGKSSLIKACLNTYAPQGLRLIEVDKADLVDLPDIVDVVADRPEKFIVYCDDLSFDDGEPGYKALKSILDGSVAASTPNVLVYATSNRRHLLPEYMKENLTYTHTEDGEVHPGEVVEEKISLSERFGLWVSFYPFTQDEYLAIVAQWLQSFGVDAAAIAAARGASLVWALERGSRSGRVAYQFARDYAGQHAVSA
- a CDS encoding NUDIX domain-containing protein, producing the protein MSAQPLVADAHRPREGGPDRAIVDVAVGVLVQANGDFLVTSRPKGKVYAGYWEFPGGKLEAGETVEQALRRELVEELGITIGPAQHWKVELVDYPHSLVRLHFCKVFAWTGTLEMREGQTHAWQSLPLQVGPVLPGTVPVLGWLAAERDFAGATY
- a CDS encoding DNA gyrase inhibitor YacG — its product is MTDTPQKWVACPTCKGKSLFAPSNAFRPFCSERCKNIDFGAWASASFSLTADAPPDDQVFGDARLQ
- the zapD gene encoding cell division protein ZapD, translated to MILYEYPFNERIRTYLRLEHLFRRLGELVPRSHPLDHHYALTTIFEVMDVAARADLKSDVMRDLEKQKVILNGYRGNPSIAEEVLDAVIAQLDRCYTALHEQPGKAGHALTENDWLMALRSRVGIPGGTCGFDLPAYAAWQHKPADVRRHAIEQWASTLAPLAESIHHLLKMLRDSGAPQKVIALGGQFQQNLPQGRTYQLLRLRIDPALNLIPEISGNRLMVSVRMMRHEADDRLHACSEDASFELTLCA
- the coaE gene encoding dephospho-CoA kinase (Dephospho-CoA kinase (CoaE) performs the final step in coenzyme A biosynthesis.) yields the protein MLQARGAIIIDADAISRQTTAAAGSAIPAVRAAFGADAITADGAMDRERMRALVFADPGAKKQLEAIVHPLVGQEIAAQFQQARARGARCVVFDIPLLVESGHWKDRLDQVLVVDCTVDTQVARVMARSGMAEAAVRAIIQTQASRAQRLAVADVVILNDGLTLEQLRLEVEKVAPRFGL